The Streptomyces sp. NBC_00286 nucleotide sequence CCGCCCGGTCTCCCGCTACTTCGACCGGATCCACCGCCCCGAGGCCCTGATCCCCTCCGCCCTGAACGCCATGCGCGTACTCGCCGACCCCGTCGAGACCGGCGCCGTCACCCTCGCCCTGCCGCAGGACGTGCAGGCCGAGGCGTACGACTGGCCCGAGGAGTTCTTCGCCGACCGCGTCTGGCAGGTGCGCCGCCCCGCGCCCGAACCGGCCGAACTCGCCGAAGCCGTGCACGCGATCCGGGCCGCCGAACGGCCGCTGATCGTCGCGGGCGGCGGCGTCCACCACAGCGAGGCCGAGGACGCGCTGAAGGCGCTGGTGGACGCCACCGGCATCCCCGTCGCCTCCACCCAGGCAGGCAAGGGCTCGCTGCGCCACGACCACCCCGCTGACCTCGGCGGCATCGGCCACACCGGCACCGCGGTCTGCGACGACATCGCGCGCACCGCCGACCTGGTCATCGGCGTCGGCACCCGCTACACCGACTTCACCACCGCTTCCGTCACGCTCTTCCAGAACCCCGACGTCCGCTTCCTCAACCTCAACGTCACCGCCTTCGACGCCCACAAGCTCGCCGCCCGCACCCTGGTCGCCGACGCCCGCGCGGGGCTCGACGCACTCACCGAGGCGCTGTCCGAGCACCGTGTGGACGCGGCGTACGAGGCCGAGTACCGCGCGGGCAAGGAGCGTTGGGAGCAGGTCGTGGACGCCGTCTACCGGGCGGACGACGAGAACCAGGTTCCCACCCAGACGCAGGTGCTCGGCGCCCTGGACTCCGTGGTCGGCGACGACGACGTGGTCATCAACGCGGCCGGTTCGCTCCCCGGCGACCTGCACAAGCTGTGGCGGGCCCGTTCCCCGCGCCAGTACCACCTGGAGTACGGCTACTCCTGCATGGGCTACGAGATCCCGGCCGGCATCGGCGTACAGCAGGCGGCCCCCGGCACGCCCGTGTGGTCCCTGGTCGGTGACGGTACGTACCTGATGATGCCGACCGAGATCGTCACCGCCGTCCAGGAGGGCCTGCCCGTCAACCTGGTCCTCATCCAGAACCACGGCTACGCCTCCATCGGCGGCCTCTCCGAGGAGACCGGCGGTGAGCGGTTCGGCACCGCCTACCGCTACCGGGCGGCCGACGGCACGTTCAGCGGCGCACCCCTGCCCGTGGACCTCGCCGCCAACGCGGCCAGCCTCGGCATGGACGTGCTGCGCGCCAAGACCGTCCGCGAACTGCGCGACGCGCTGGCCACCGCCCGCGCCTCGGACCGCCCGACCTGCGTGTACGTCGAGACGGACCCGACGCCCACCGCGCCCGCGGCCCAGGCATGGTGGGACGTACCGGTCGCGGAGGTCGCCTCCCGCGAGGCCGCGCTCCGGGCCCGCGAGAATTACGACCAGCACGCGCAGGGACGCCGCCGGCACCTCTGACCCCCATCCCGAACCCCGCCCGACCCCCCCCCGCTCAGGAAAAGGACCCGCACGTCATGAAGACCATCACCCACTGGATCGGGGGCAAGCCCGTCGAGGGCACCTCCGGCCGCTTCGGCCCCGTTTACGACCCCGCCACCGGCGCCCAGGACACGCAGGTCGCGTTCGCCACCACGGACGAGGTCGACGCCGCCGTCGCCGCCGCCAAGGCCGCGTTCGAGAGCTGGGGCGCCGCCTCGCTCGCCAAGCGCACCGCCGTGCTGTTCAAGTACCGCGAGCTGCTGGACGCGCGCCGCGACGAGATCGCCGCGCTGATCACCGCCGAGCACGGCAAGGTGCACTCCGACGCGCTCGGCGAGGTCGCCCGCGGCATGGAGATCGTCGAACTCGCCTGCTCCATCCCGCAGTTGCTCAAGGGCGAGCTGTCCACGCAGGTCTCCACCCGGGTGGACGTGGCGTCCATCCGCCAGCCGCTCGGTGTCGTCGCGGGCATCACGCCGTTCAACTTCCCGGCCATGGTGCCGATGTGGATGTTCCCCGTCGCCATCGCCTGCGGCAACACCTTCGTGCTCAAGCCCAGCGAGAAGGACCCCTCCGCCTCCTACCGGCTGGCGGAACTGGCCTCCGAGGCGGGCCTGCCCGACGGCGTACTGAACGTCGTGCAGGGCGACAAGGTCGCCGTGGACCGCCTCCTGGAGCACCCGGACATCGCCGCCGTGTCCTTCGTCGGCTCCACGCCGATCGCCAAGTACATCCAGATGAAGGGCATCGAGCACGGCAAGCGCGTCCAGGCCCTCGGCGGCGCCAAGAACCACATGCTCGTGCTGCCCGACGCCGACCTGGACTTCGCCGCCGACCAGGCCATCAACGCCGCGTACGGCTCGGCCGGCGAGCGCTGCATGGCGGTGTCGGTCGTCGTCGCGGTCGGTGACACCGGTGACGAACTGGTCGGCAAGATCGCCGAGCGGGCCAAGGGACTGAAGATCGGCCCCGGCACCGACCCCGCCTCCGAGATGGGCCCGCTGATCACGCGCGAGCACCGCGACAAGGTGGCCTCGTACGTCTCCGGTGCGGCGGCGCAGGGTGCCGAGGTCGTCGTCGACGGCACCGGCTACTCCGTCGAGGGCCACGAGGACGGCTTCTTCCTCGGTGTCTCGCTGCTCGACAAGGTGCCGGTGACGGCCGACGCGTACCAGGACGAGATCTTCGGCCCGGTGCTGTGCGTGGTGCGTGCCGACACCTACGACGACGCCATGAAGCTGATCAACGGCTCCCGTTGGGGCAACGGCACCGCGATCTTCACCCGCGACGGCGGCGCCGCCCGCCGCTTCCAGCTCGAGGTCCAGGCGGGCATGGTCGGCGTCAACGTGCCGATCCCGGTGCCCGTCGGCTACCACTCCTTCGGCGGCTGGAAGGACTCCCTGTTCGGCGACCACCACATCTACGGCAACGACGGCATCGCCTTCTACACCCAGGGCAAGGTGATCACCACCCGCTGGCCCGACCCGGCCGACAGCGGCGGCATCAACCTCGGCTTCCCCAGCCACTCCTGACGGCTCTCGAGCACCGACGACGCGAAGGGAGGGGGTTCCGGTGGCGAAGAAGGGCCGGGCCACTCGTGCCAGGACCGCCTCCCCGGTCGACGACCTCGAGATCTCGCTGGACCGGGGCAGTCCGATCCCGCTCTACTACCAGTTCGCCCAGCACCTGGAGTCCGCGATCGAGCACGGCACGCTCGCGCCCGGCGATCTCCTGGGCAACGAGATGGAGATCGCCGCGCGGCTCGGCCTGTCCCGGCCCACTGTCCGCCAGGCCATGCAGTCCCTGGTGGACAAGGGCCTGCTGGTGCGCCGCCGCGGAGTCGGCACCCAGGTCGTCCACAGCCAGGTCAAACGCCCGCTGGAGCTGAGCAGCCTGTACGACGACCTGGACTCGGCCGGGCAGAGCCCCGCCACCAAGGTCCTGCGCAACGAGGTCCGGCCCGCCCCGGCGGACGTCGCCGCCGCTCTCGGCCTCCCCGAGGGAGACGACGTCACGGTCCTCGAACGGCTGCGCCTGACCCACGGCGAACCCGTGGCGTACCTGTGCAACTACCTGCCCGCCAAGCTCCTGGACCTCGACACCGCCCGCCTTGAGGCGACCGGCCTCTACCGGATGATGCGGGCCGCCGGGATCACCCTGCACAGCGCCCGCCAGAGCGTCGGCGCCCGCTGTGCCACCGCCAAGGAGGGCGAACTGCTCGACGATCAGGAGGGCGCCGCGCTGCTCACCATGCGGCGCACGGCATACGACGACACCGGGCGGGCGGTCGAGTACGGCACCCACGTGTACCGCGCCGCCCGCTACGCCTTCGAGTTCCAGCTCCTCATGCGTGCCTGAGCTGCCCACTTCCGTAGGCCCGGCGGCCCGCGCGGCGGTACGTTGGGGCCATACCGGACCCGTGAGGCGGCAGCCGTACGGAGCACCGGCCGGGGGTGTACCGATCCAGACCACTCTCGGGGACGGAGAGGGTCACGGTGGTGACGAGCGAGGACAGCGGAGTCAAGGGCCGGCGGTTCGACGTCGCGGACGCCGCGCCGGTGCTGCTGGACGCCACCGCGGTGGTGACCGGCTGGAGCGGCGACGCCCAGCGGCTGTACGGATACCCGGCGCCCGAAGTCCTCGGCCGCGCCGCCGCCGACCTGCTGATGCCCGAGGACGCCGCGCGCCTTCCGCACCTCATCGAGCGGTGCGAGCGGGACGGCGGCTGGGCCGGCCCCCTGTCGGTACGCCACCGGGACGGGCACCCGGTCGCCACGATGGTGCGCGTCGTCCCCACCCTGGCCTCGGACGGCCCGGCGCGCTGGATGGTGCTGGCCTCCGACATGACCGGCGCCGCGGGCTGGGACATGAGCCGTACGGTCCTGGAACGGCTGGCCACCCGCTCGCCCATCGGCATCGCCATCGTGGACACGGATCTGCGGTACGTGTGGTCGAACACAGCCATGCAGCAGTTCGGCGGCGGACCCGCGCACGAACGGCTCGGCAAGCGCCTTGTCGACATCCAGCCGGGCCTCGAGACCGAGGCGCTGGAAGCCGTGATGCGTCAGGTGCTGCACACCGGTGTGCCGATCGTCGACCACGAACACGTGGGCCGCGTACGGTCCGCGCCGCACCGGGAGTCCGCGCACGCGATGTCGTTCACCCGGCTCGAGGACGACCACGGCAACCCGATCGGCGTGTACTACACGGTGGTCGACGTCACCGAGCGCTACCGGGCCCGTCGCCGGCTCACCCTGCTCGACCAGGCGGGCGAGCGCATCGGCCGCACGCTCGACGTACGCCGCACCGCCCAGGAACTCGCCGACGTGGCCGTGCCAGGACTGGCCGACTTCGTCACCGTAGACCTCCTGGAGCCCGTCCTCGAAGGCGGCGAGCCGCCGTCCGGGCCGCTGGACGAGACCGACGGGGTGCCGCTGCGGCGGGCCGCCCACCAGTCCGTCAACGAAGGCGTCCCGGAGGCCGTCGTCGAGATCGGGCAGGCCGCCCGGTACCGGCCCGGAGCACCCCCGATCCACTGTCTGGCCAGCGGCAGATCCTGGCACCAGGATCGGCTCGACCCGCTGGCCAAGGAGTGGGCCACCGACATCCCCGGAGGCCGGGCCGCCTCTTTCCTCGAACTGGGACTGCACAGCGTGATGATCGTGCCGATCCGGGCGCGGGGCACCACGCTGGGGATCACCACGTTCTTCCGAAGACAGTGGCAGGACCCCTTCGAGGCGGACGACCTGAGCCTCGCCGAGGAGTGCGTCGCCCGCGCGGCCCTGAGCCTCGACAACGCCCGCCGTTATACGCGCGAACGCGACGCCGCTCTCGTACTGCAGCGCAATCTGCTGCCGCACCGGCTTCCCGAGCAGGACGCCATGGAGGTCGCCGCCTCGTACCGGCCCGCCGACGAGCTGACCGGGCTCGGCGGCGACTGGTACGACGTCATTCCGCTGTCGGGCGCCCGCCTCGCCCTGGTGGTAGGGGAGGTGGCGGGAGGCGGCATCGAGGCCGCCGCGGCCATGGGCCGGCTGCGCACCGCCGTCCAGACGCTCGCCGACCTGGACCTGCGCCCCGAGGAGGTGCTGGCGCACCTCGACGACGTGGTCGTCCAGGCCGCGCACCAGGACGACACCGAGGTGGACCCGCGGGGCGGCGGCGTGCATGCGGTGGGCGCCAGTTGTACGTACGCGGTCTACGACCCGGTCGCCGGCCAGTGCTCCATCGCCGCCGCAGGGGAGAGCGCGCCCGCGATCGTGGCACCGGACGGCACCGTCGACTTCCTCGACCTGCCGAACGGACCTCTGCTCGGCGTGGGCGGCACCCCCTTCGAGGCGGTCGAACTGCCGCTCCCGGAAGACAGCGTGCTCGCTCTGCACACCAACGGCCTGCTCGCGGACGTCGGCCTCGACCCGGACGAGGAGGCCGCCGCGGGCCGGGAGCGGCTGCGCCGTGCGCTGGAGCGGCCGGAGCCCCTGCTCGACGACCGGTGCAAGGCCGTCATCGACGCCCTCGTCGCGGCGCGCCCGCCGGACGACGTGGCGCTGCTGATGGCCCGCGCCCGCCGCCTCGACCCGAAGCGCCTCGTGTCCTGGGACCTGCCCTCCGACCCCGCGATCGTCGCCGACGTCCGCAGACGGACTGTGCAGCAGCTGACCGAGTGGGAGCTGGACGAGCTGGCCTTCACCACCGAACTCGTCGTCAGCGAACTGGTCACCAACGCCATCCGGTACGCCTCCGCACCGATCCGGCTGCGTCTGATCCTCACCGGCGCCGCGCTGATCTGCGAGGTCTGGGACGGCAGCGCCACCGCCCCGCATCTGCGCCATCCCAAGACGACCGACGAGGGCGGCCGGGGACTGTTCCTGATCTCCCAGTTCACCCAGCGCTGGGGCTCCCGCCACACCCGGGACGGCAAGATCATCTGGACCGAGCAGTCCCTCACAGGGCCCGCCGTGTAACGGCCGGGCCGCTCTTCCGCGCGCGCGTCGGCGGGGCCCTGGCTAGCGTGAAAGTCGGAGCAGGTACCCGCAGCGACCTTCAAGGACGAGGAGTCGGAACCATGGCCGTGGAACCCGAGGGAACGCCGTGCTGGGCCGATGCGATGTTCAGCGATGTCGAGGGGGCGAAGAGCTTCTACGGTGACGTGCTGGGCTGGACGTTCGGCGAGGAGTC carries:
- the iolD gene encoding 3D-(3,5/4)-trihydroxycyclohexane-1,2-dione acylhydrolase (decyclizing); this translates as MSSTRRLTVAQALVRFLAAQYTERDGVRHRLIAGTWGIFGHGNVAGIGQALLEAQEETMPFHQGRNEQSMVHAAVGYARQLNRLSAQAVTTSIGPGATNLVTGAALATVNRLPVLLLPGDYFATRTADPLLQQLEHPVSADVSVNDTLRPVSRYFDRIHRPEALIPSALNAMRVLADPVETGAVTLALPQDVQAEAYDWPEEFFADRVWQVRRPAPEPAELAEAVHAIRAAERPLIVAGGGVHHSEAEDALKALVDATGIPVASTQAGKGSLRHDHPADLGGIGHTGTAVCDDIARTADLVIGVGTRYTDFTTASVTLFQNPDVRFLNLNVTAFDAHKLAARTLVADARAGLDALTEALSEHRVDAAYEAEYRAGKERWEQVVDAVYRADDENQVPTQTQVLGALDSVVGDDDVVINAAGSLPGDLHKLWRARSPRQYHLEYGYSCMGYEIPAGIGVQQAAPGTPVWSLVGDGTYLMMPTEIVTAVQEGLPVNLVLIQNHGYASIGGLSEETGGERFGTAYRYRAADGTFSGAPLPVDLAANAASLGMDVLRAKTVRELRDALATARASDRPTCVYVETDPTPTAPAAQAWWDVPVAEVASREAALRARENYDQHAQGRRRHL
- a CDS encoding CoA-acylating methylmalonate-semialdehyde dehydrogenase; amino-acid sequence: MKTITHWIGGKPVEGTSGRFGPVYDPATGAQDTQVAFATTDEVDAAVAAAKAAFESWGAASLAKRTAVLFKYRELLDARRDEIAALITAEHGKVHSDALGEVARGMEIVELACSIPQLLKGELSTQVSTRVDVASIRQPLGVVAGITPFNFPAMVPMWMFPVAIACGNTFVLKPSEKDPSASYRLAELASEAGLPDGVLNVVQGDKVAVDRLLEHPDIAAVSFVGSTPIAKYIQMKGIEHGKRVQALGGAKNHMLVLPDADLDFAADQAINAAYGSAGERCMAVSVVVAVGDTGDELVGKIAERAKGLKIGPGTDPASEMGPLITREHRDKVASYVSGAAAQGAEVVVDGTGYSVEGHEDGFFLGVSLLDKVPVTADAYQDEIFGPVLCVVRADTYDDAMKLINGSRWGNGTAIFTRDGGAARRFQLEVQAGMVGVNVPIPVPVGYHSFGGWKDSLFGDHHIYGNDGIAFYTQGKVITTRWPDPADSGGINLGFPSHS
- a CDS encoding GntR family transcriptional regulator: MAKKGRATRARTASPVDDLEISLDRGSPIPLYYQFAQHLESAIEHGTLAPGDLLGNEMEIAARLGLSRPTVRQAMQSLVDKGLLVRRRGVGTQVVHSQVKRPLELSSLYDDLDSAGQSPATKVLRNEVRPAPADVAAALGLPEGDDVTVLERLRLTHGEPVAYLCNYLPAKLLDLDTARLEATGLYRMMRAAGITLHSARQSVGARCATAKEGELLDDQEGAALLTMRRTAYDDTGRAVEYGTHVYRAARYAFEFQLLMRA
- a CDS encoding SpoIIE family protein phosphatase; translation: MVTSEDSGVKGRRFDVADAAPVLLDATAVVTGWSGDAQRLYGYPAPEVLGRAAADLLMPEDAARLPHLIERCERDGGWAGPLSVRHRDGHPVATMVRVVPTLASDGPARWMVLASDMTGAAGWDMSRTVLERLATRSPIGIAIVDTDLRYVWSNTAMQQFGGGPAHERLGKRLVDIQPGLETEALEAVMRQVLHTGVPIVDHEHVGRVRSAPHRESAHAMSFTRLEDDHGNPIGVYYTVVDVTERYRARRRLTLLDQAGERIGRTLDVRRTAQELADVAVPGLADFVTVDLLEPVLEGGEPPSGPLDETDGVPLRRAAHQSVNEGVPEAVVEIGQAARYRPGAPPIHCLASGRSWHQDRLDPLAKEWATDIPGGRAASFLELGLHSVMIVPIRARGTTLGITTFFRRQWQDPFEADDLSLAEECVARAALSLDNARRYTRERDAALVLQRNLLPHRLPEQDAMEVAASYRPADELTGLGGDWYDVIPLSGARLALVVGEVAGGGIEAAAAMGRLRTAVQTLADLDLRPEEVLAHLDDVVVQAAHQDDTEVDPRGGGVHAVGASCTYAVYDPVAGQCSIAAAGESAPAIVAPDGTVDFLDLPNGPLLGVGGTPFEAVELPLPEDSVLALHTNGLLADVGLDPDEEAAAGRERLRRALERPEPLLDDRCKAVIDALVAARPPDDVALLMARARRLDPKRLVSWDLPSDPAIVADVRRRTVQQLTEWELDELAFTTELVVSELVTNAIRYASAPIRLRLILTGAALICEVWDGSATAPHLRHPKTTDEGGRGLFLISQFTQRWGSRHTRDGKIIWTEQSLTGPAV